A region from the Lolium perenne isolate Kyuss_39 chromosome 4, Kyuss_2.0, whole genome shotgun sequence genome encodes:
- the LOC127294270 gene encoding uncharacterized protein, with protein sequence MACHQRSASLPCIPNSTESKVEVELQGLQTRISSPSATIGTMCDGLRRLGDIYSCIEEIMSLPSNQVSLSLPLQRKMVEEELDRSIVLVDLCNAMQENLAELKMSIQELQLGVKRGDAAAIQLKIESFIRLAKKAHKPFKKITSSKAMSEGCMTVRLLVEAREMALSLIESASRLLPKQIVVTRWSLVSKRFQKRRVVCEETQLRALEHSLADLENGVEPLFRRLIQSRVSLLNILSS encoded by the coding sequence ATGGCCTGCCATCAAAGATCTGCAAGTCTGCCTTGTATTCCCAACTCCACTGAATCCAAAGTGGAGGTGGAGCTGCAGGGCCTGCAAACACGCATCTCCTCGCCTTCCGCGACCATCGGCACGATGTGCGATGGTTTGAGGAGGCTTGGAGACATCTACAGCTGCATAGAGGAGATCATGAGCTTGCCTAGCAACCAAGTTAGCCTCTCTTTGCCCCTGCAAAGGAAAAtggttgaggaagagcttgacagATCAATTGTCCTTGTTGACCTCTGCAATGCCATGCAAGAGAACTTGGCAGAGCTGAAGATGAGCATCCAGGAGCTGCAGCTTGGCGTCAAGAGAGGAGATGCCGCAGCCATTCAGCTCAAGATCGAGTCTTTCATTCGCCTCGCGAAGAAGGCACATAAGCCTTTCAAGAAGATAACAAGCAGCAAAGCTATGAGCGAAGGTTGCATGACGGTCAGGCTACTGGTAGAAGCAAGAGAGATGGCTCTCTCTCTGATTGAATCGGCATCTCGCCTCTTACCAAAGCAAATCGTGGTCACCAGATGGTCTCTTGTCTCAAAGAGGTTTCAGAAAAGGAGGGTCGTCTGCGAGGAGACGCAGTTGCGAGCGCTGGAGCACAGCTTGGCTGATCTTGAGAATGGTGTTGAGCCTTTGTTCAGGAGGTTGATCCAGAGCAGGGTTTCACTCCTTAACATCCTTAGCTCATAG
- the LOC127294273 gene encoding uncharacterized protein — MACHQRSASLPSIPHSTESKVEVELQGLQTRISSPSATIDTMCDGLRRLGDIYNCIEEIMSLASNQVGLSLPQNKKMVEEELERSLVVIDLCNSMQENSAHLKMSTQELQLVLKRGDDVAVQIKVESFIRLAKQAQKHFKKITSSKATAEDCNLVRLLAEAREMSVSLLESTSYLLPKQFTTTKGSKWSLVPKRKVVCEEEQLQALERSMGNLENGAEFLFRRLIQSRVSLLNILSS; from the coding sequence ATGGCATGCCATCAAAGATCTGCAAGTTTGCCTTCTATCCCCCACTCCACTGAATCCAAAGTGGAGGTTGAGCTGCAGGGTCTGCAAACACGCATCTCTTCGCCATCTGCGACCATCGACACAATGTGTGATGGTCTGAGGAGGCTTGGAGACATCTACAACTGCATCGAGGAGATCATGAGCTTGGCCAGCAACCAAGTTGGTCTCTCCTTGCCCCAAAACAAGAAAATGGTGGAAGAGGAACTGGAACGGTCCCTCGTGGTGATTGATCTCTGCAATTCCATGCAAGAGAATTCAGCACATCTGAAGATGAGTACCCAGGAGCTGCAACTGGTTCTTAAAAGAGGAGATGATGTGGCTGTTCAAATAAAGGTCGAGTCTTTCATTCGCCTCGCGAAACAGGCACAAAAGCATTTCAAGAAGATCACAAGCAGCAAAGCTACTGCTGAGGATTGCAATCTTGTCAGGCTACTAGCAGAAGCCAGAGAGATGTCTGTCTCTCTACTTGAATCCACGTCATATCTGTTGCCAAAGCAgttcaccaccaccaaaggaagcaaATGGTCTCTTGTCCCAAAAAGGAAGGTCGTTTGCGAGGAGGAACAGTTGCAAGCGCTAGAGCGAAGTATGGGAAATCTTGAGAACGGTGCTGAGTTTCTGTTCAGGAGATTGATCCAAAGCAGGGTTTCGCTCCTGAACATTCTTAGCTCCTAG